The proteins below come from a single Crossiella sp. CA-258035 genomic window:
- a CDS encoding DUF433 domain-containing protein — protein sequence MAFLQVSSDPELFGGVPIVTGTKVPVAAVVALVCEGRTAEEIVQKYPELEIGDVDLCLEFQRGGAH from the coding sequence ATGGCTTTCCTACAGGTCTCATCGGACCCCGAGCTGTTCGGCGGCGTGCCCATCGTCACCGGCACCAAGGTCCCGGTCGCCGCCGTGGTCGCGCTGGTCTGCGAGGGCCGCACCGCGGAGGAGATCGTGCAGAAGTACCCGGAACTGGAGATCGGCGACGTCGACCTCTGTCTCGAATTCCAGCGCGGCGGAGCACACTGA
- a CDS encoding DUF433 domain-containing protein, whose product MALKQISHDPGVGNGVPFVTGTNVAVAVVNALLAEGLSPAEIVARHPSITVEDVDACSEYARNGGR is encoded by the coding sequence GTGGCCCTCAAGCAGATCTCCCACGATCCGGGAGTAGGAAACGGCGTCCCGTTCGTCACCGGCACCAACGTCGCGGTCGCGGTGGTCAACGCCCTGTTGGCCGAGGGACTCTCGCCAGCCGAGATCGTCGCCCGCCACCCCAGCATCACCGTTGAGGACGTCGACGCCTGCAGCGAGTACGCCCGCAACGGCGGCCGCTGA
- a CDS encoding acyl-CoA dehydrogenase yields the protein MGHYKSNLRDLEFNLFEVFKIQERLGKAPFDQADEDTARGILSELNNLATGPLADSFADADRNPPVFDPKTHSVALPESLKASYNALQDGEWGKLFLPEEQGGYGLPRTVQWAAAELILGANPAVFMYLTGPSFSTIVHRNGTEEQRHWAQLMLDRGWNATMVLTEPDAGSDVGAGRTKAVRQEDGSWHLDGVKRFITSAEQDLSENIVHLVLARPEGPGIEPKPGTKGLSLFLVPKFHFDSKTGELGERNGAFVTNVEHKMGLKASTTCELTFGQHGVPAKGWLMGEVHDGIAQMFQVIEYARMMVGTKAIATLSTGYLNARDYAKERVQSADLTQMLDKTAPRVPITNHPDVRRILMLQKAYTEGLRAVYLYTATFQDSIIARENTELAERVNDLLLPIVKGVGSERAYELLALSLQTLGGSGFLQDYPIEQYIRDAKIDTLYEGTTAIQSLDFFFRKIVRDKGQALGFISGEIQKTLDSEIGNGRLKEERALLKTALEDVQGMLGAMIGFLTTAQEDPRNTYKVGQNTVRLLMSAGDLLVGWQLLRQAEIAITALDGGSVPAKDQAFYQGKLAAASFFAKSVLPELTARRKIVETTDNGLMDLDVAAF from the coding sequence ATGGGCCACTACAAGAGCAACCTGCGCGACCTCGAGTTCAACCTGTTCGAGGTCTTCAAGATCCAGGAGCGCCTGGGCAAGGCGCCCTTCGACCAGGCGGATGAGGACACCGCGCGCGGGATTCTCAGTGAGCTGAACAACCTGGCGACCGGCCCGCTGGCCGACTCCTTCGCCGACGCCGACCGCAACCCGCCGGTGTTCGACCCGAAGACGCACTCGGTGGCCCTGCCGGAGTCGCTGAAGGCCTCCTACAACGCGCTGCAGGACGGCGAGTGGGGCAAGCTCTTCCTGCCGGAGGAGCAGGGCGGCTACGGCCTGCCCCGCACCGTGCAGTGGGCCGCCGCCGAGCTGATCCTGGGCGCCAACCCGGCCGTGTTCATGTACCTGACCGGCCCCAGCTTCTCCACCATCGTGCACCGCAACGGCACCGAGGAGCAGCGGCACTGGGCCCAGCTCATGCTGGACCGGGGCTGGAACGCGACCATGGTGCTGACCGAGCCGGACGCCGGTTCCGACGTCGGCGCCGGGCGCACCAAGGCCGTGCGGCAGGAGGACGGCAGCTGGCACCTGGACGGCGTGAAGCGGTTCATCACCTCCGCCGAGCAGGACCTCAGCGAGAACATCGTGCACCTGGTGCTGGCCCGCCCCGAGGGCCCCGGCATCGAGCCGAAGCCGGGCACCAAGGGCCTGAGCCTGTTCCTGGTGCCCAAGTTCCACTTCGACTCCAAGACCGGTGAGCTGGGCGAGCGCAACGGCGCCTTCGTCACCAACGTCGAGCACAAGATGGGCCTGAAGGCCTCCACCACCTGTGAGCTGACCTTCGGCCAGCACGGGGTGCCGGCCAAGGGCTGGCTGATGGGCGAGGTGCACGACGGCATCGCGCAGATGTTCCAGGTCATCGAGTACGCCCGGATGATGGTCGGCACCAAGGCGATCGCCACCCTGTCCACCGGCTACCTCAACGCGCGCGACTACGCCAAGGAGCGCGTGCAGTCGGCCGACCTGACCCAGATGCTGGACAAGACCGCGCCCAGGGTGCCCATCACCAACCACCCGGACGTGCGGCGGATCCTGATGCTGCAGAAGGCCTACACCGAGGGCCTGCGCGCGGTGTACCTCTACACCGCGACCTTCCAGGACTCGATCATCGCCCGGGAGAACACCGAGCTGGCCGAGCGGGTCAACGACCTGCTGCTGCCGATCGTCAAGGGTGTCGGCTCCGAGCGCGCCTACGAGCTGCTCGCGCTGTCCCTGCAGACCCTCGGCGGTTCCGGCTTCCTCCAGGACTACCCGATCGAGCAGTACATCCGGGACGCCAAGATCGACACCCTGTACGAGGGCACCACGGCGATCCAGTCCCTGGACTTCTTCTTCCGCAAGATCGTGCGGGACAAGGGCCAGGCGCTCGGCTTCATCTCGGGCGAGATCCAGAAGACGCTGGACTCCGAGATCGGCAACGGCCGCCTGAAGGAGGAGCGCGCGCTGCTCAAGACCGCCCTGGAGGACGTGCAGGGCATGCTGGGCGCGATGATCGGCTTCCTGACCACCGCGCAGGAGGACCCGCGCAACACCTACAAGGTCGGCCAGAACACCGTCCGGCTGCTGATGAGCGCGGGCGACCTGCTGGTCGGCTGGCAGCTGCTGCGCCAGGCCGAGATCGCCATCACCGCACTGGACGGCGGCTCGGTCCCGGCCAAGGACCAGGCCTTCTACCAGGGCAAGCTGGCCGCGGCCTCGTTCTTCGCCAAGTCGGTGCTGCCCGAGCTGACCGCTCGCCGCAAGATCGTGGAGACCACGGACAACGGGCTGATGGACCTGGACGTGGCCGCGTTCTGA
- a CDS encoding sodium:solute symporter family protein → MGTLDWLVVGGYFFVMVGIGWWSRGRIANVVDFFTAGGKMPWWLSGISHHMSGYSAVMFVAFASEAYRLGLTVYVWWALTIGIGIGIGAFLFAARWNRLRSKHGVASPLEYLARRYNVPAQQLMAWSGSVLKVVDIAAKWSAVAILLRGFAGVPIWVGILIVGVVTMIYSVMGGLWADALTDFGQFIIQGAAGIVMFVAVAAHFGGLQFMWEIWDKLPAANSEPLREPYTATFFMALFVIKTLEYNGGMWNLAQRYMAAPSGREARRSAILSSVLWLVWPLILFFPMWAAPLIVPDLLNAGDAYIELGKVMLPAGMIGLVLAGFFSHTMAMVSSDANVITAVITRDILPRMWKGARRLTEAAQLKLARITTFSFIGLSMLMAVSLDTNGGVLKVVVDLVAATMGPIAVPLMLGMLPWFRRMGPTAAISSTLGGLGVWAVLYISQQTGVAVAKEALVAYPLLTSLVLFLVVGLVKPERTTQRDELIDSLSSDEADKPTEPETVRARA, encoded by the coding sequence ATGGGCACCCTCGACTGGCTCGTGGTCGGCGGGTACTTCTTCGTGATGGTCGGGATCGGCTGGTGGTCACGCGGTCGGATCGCCAACGTCGTCGACTTCTTCACCGCCGGCGGCAAGATGCCGTGGTGGCTCTCCGGCATCTCGCACCACATGTCCGGCTACAGCGCGGTCATGTTCGTGGCGTTCGCCAGTGAGGCCTACCGGCTCGGCCTGACCGTCTACGTCTGGTGGGCGCTGACCATCGGCATCGGTATCGGCATCGGGGCGTTCCTGTTCGCCGCGCGCTGGAACCGGCTGCGGTCCAAGCACGGGGTGGCCTCGCCGCTGGAGTACCTGGCCCGCCGCTACAACGTGCCCGCCCAGCAGTTGATGGCCTGGTCCGGCTCGGTGCTCAAGGTGGTGGACATCGCGGCCAAGTGGTCCGCGGTGGCCATCCTGCTGCGCGGCTTCGCCGGGGTGCCGATCTGGGTCGGCATCCTGATCGTCGGCGTGGTCACGATGATCTACTCGGTGATGGGTGGCCTGTGGGCCGACGCGCTCACCGACTTCGGCCAGTTCATCATCCAGGGCGCGGCCGGCATCGTGATGTTCGTGGCGGTGGCCGCGCACTTCGGCGGCCTGCAGTTCATGTGGGAGATCTGGGACAAGCTGCCCGCGGCCAACAGCGAACCGCTGCGCGAGCCCTACACCGCCACCTTCTTCATGGCGCTGTTCGTGATCAAGACGCTGGAGTACAACGGCGGCATGTGGAACCTGGCGCAGCGCTACATGGCCGCGCCCTCGGGCCGCGAGGCCAGGCGCTCGGCGATCCTGTCCTCGGTGCTGTGGCTGGTGTGGCCGCTGATCCTGTTCTTCCCGATGTGGGCCGCGCCGCTGATCGTGCCGGACCTGCTCAACGCCGGCGACGCCTACATCGAGCTGGGCAAGGTCATGCTGCCCGCGGGCATGATCGGCCTGGTGCTGGCCGGGTTCTTCTCGCACACCATGGCAATGGTCTCCTCGGACGCCAACGTGATCACCGCGGTGATCACCAGGGACATCCTGCCCAGGATGTGGAAGGGCGCGCGGCGGCTGACCGAGGCCGCCCAGCTGAAACTGGCCAGGATCACCACGTTCAGCTTCATCGGCCTGAGCATGCTGATGGCGGTCTCGCTGGACACCAACGGCGGCGTGCTCAAGGTGGTGGTCGACCTGGTCGCGGCCACCATGGGCCCGATCGCGGTACCGCTGATGCTGGGCATGCTGCCCTGGTTCCGCCGGATGGGCCCGACCGCGGCGATCTCCTCCACCCTGGGCGGTCTGGGCGTGTGGGCGGTGCTCTACATCTCGCAGCAGACCGGTGTCGCGGTGGCCAAGGAAGCGCTGGTCGCCTACCCGCTGCTGACCTCGCTGGTGCTCTTCCTGGTGGTCGGCCTGGTCAAGCCGGAACGCACCACGCAGCGTGACGAGCTGATCGACTCGCTGAGCAGCGACGAAGCCGACAAACCGACCGAACCGGAAACCGTGCGCGCCAGGGCGTGA
- a CDS encoding DUF1206 domain-containing protein produces the protein MVSTRSAEQDKRWVVRLGRIGAVCFGIVHLVVAWLAVQVAVGDSAGEADQKGALASVAEQPLGGVLLVVLAAGLAFFAVWQFLVAVSGHGLKASKRVSAAAHGFAGAVLAVVSVQLLTGSGAQQGDQSQQEITGWLMSLPAGPFLVGLLALVVLGVGVAAAVKGIRKSFTEDLDLTKLPHGTQRLTVRLGQTGFVAKGVAYGVVGVLIGLAAINHDPKQAGGLDAALRTLAAADYGPYLLGLVALGVAAFGVYCFAEARCHRT, from the coding sequence ATGGTGTCCACGCGGAGTGCTGAACAGGACAAGCGGTGGGTGGTGCGGCTCGGCCGGATCGGCGCGGTGTGCTTCGGGATCGTGCACCTCGTGGTGGCCTGGCTGGCCGTGCAGGTCGCGGTCGGGGACAGCGCCGGTGAGGCGGACCAGAAGGGCGCGCTGGCCTCGGTGGCCGAGCAGCCACTGGGCGGCGTGCTGCTGGTCGTGCTGGCCGCCGGACTCGCCTTCTTCGCGGTGTGGCAGTTCCTGGTCGCGGTCAGCGGCCACGGACTCAAAGCCAGTAAACGGGTTTCGGCCGCCGCGCACGGGTTCGCCGGTGCGGTGCTGGCCGTGGTCTCGGTGCAGCTGCTGACCGGATCCGGGGCCCAGCAAGGAGATCAGAGCCAGCAGGAGATCACCGGCTGGCTGATGTCCTTGCCCGCCGGGCCTTTCCTGGTCGGGCTGCTCGCGCTGGTCGTGCTCGGCGTCGGCGTGGCGGCCGCGGTCAAGGGCATCCGCAAGTCCTTCACCGAGGACCTCGACCTGACCAAGCTGCCGCACGGCACCCAGCGGCTGACCGTGCGGCTCGGGCAGACCGGGTTCGTGGCCAAGGGCGTGGCCTACGGGGTGGTCGGCGTGCTGATCGGCCTGGCCGCGATCAACCACGACCCCAAGCAGGCAGGCGGCCTGGACGCGGCGCTGCGCACGCTGGCCGCCGCCGACTACGGCCCCTACCTGCTCGGCCTGGTCGCGCTGGGTGTGGCCGCCTTCGGCGTGTACTGCTTCGCCGAGGCCCGCTGCCACCGCACCTGA
- a CDS encoding SdrD B-like domain-containing protein translates to MNLRRGAVVLASASLLTLTGAPALAEEPAPTGTVTGLVWFDRDADGAAEPGEPGAADAEVSFFDVLRQRPAGKAVTDRDGRYTSPTLKFGLYKVSHQRAEYAATTSPVRFALVSTDGVRPIDFGIRGGTITGTVWHDADRDGKRDHGEQPLAEVPVTTVKPVTRHAASGKDGRYTLHDLPAGRYQLKASSLATAAQLTLTRPGRDNDFAWGSYTSGELRIRPGRTEGEVDAGYAESRYDGALSISTDRDPQTAEVGQPVKVTVHLTNRGETGQRVAVSLFLPEGVRVSGVAGDWTVVSTGPTVLANSMTAVEPGAKERALTLTVVADQPLTAPLHFRQRPDAGGDRDSGNDDGYLWLGRKP, encoded by the coding sequence ATGAACCTGCGGCGCGGCGCCGTGGTCCTGGCCAGTGCGAGTCTGCTGACCTTGACCGGAGCGCCTGCTCTAGCCGAGGAACCAGCCCCCACCGGCACGGTCACCGGCCTGGTGTGGTTCGACCGAGACGCCGACGGCGCCGCCGAGCCCGGTGAGCCAGGGGCCGCGGACGCGGAGGTGAGCTTCTTCGACGTGCTGCGGCAGCGACCGGCGGGCAAGGCGGTCACCGACCGGGACGGCCGCTACACCTCGCCCACGCTGAAGTTCGGGCTGTACAAGGTGAGCCACCAGCGCGCCGAGTACGCCGCCACCACCAGCCCGGTCCGGTTCGCGCTGGTCTCCACCGACGGCGTGCGCCCGATCGACTTCGGCATCCGCGGCGGCACCATCACCGGCACGGTCTGGCACGACGCCGACCGGGACGGCAAGCGCGACCACGGCGAACAGCCGCTGGCCGAGGTGCCGGTGACCACCGTGAAACCGGTGACCCGGCACGCCGCCTCCGGCAAGGACGGCCGCTACACGCTGCACGACCTGCCGGCCGGCCGCTACCAGCTCAAGGCCAGCTCACTGGCCACCGCCGCCCAGCTCACCCTGACCCGCCCCGGCCGGGACAACGACTTCGCCTGGGGCAGCTACACCAGCGGTGAGCTGCGCATCCGCCCCGGCCGGACCGAGGGCGAGGTGGACGCGGGCTACGCCGAGTCCCGCTACGACGGCGCGCTCAGCATCAGCACCGACCGCGACCCGCAGACCGCCGAGGTCGGCCAGCCGGTCAAGGTCACCGTGCACCTGACCAACCGCGGCGAGACCGGCCAGCGGGTGGCGGTCTCGCTGTTCCTGCCCGAGGGCGTCCGGGTCTCCGGCGTGGCCGGTGACTGGACCGTGGTCTCCACCGGCCCGACCGTGCTGGCCAACTCCATGACGGCGGTCGAGCCCGGAGCCAAGGAACGCGCGCTGACCCTGACCGTGGTGGCCGACCAGCCGCTGACCGCGCCGCTGCACTTCCGGCAGCGCCCCGACGCGGGCGGCGACCGGGACTCCGGCAACGACGACGGCTACCTCTGGCTGGGCCGCAAGCCCTAG
- the dcd gene encoding dCTP deaminase, giving the protein MLLSDSDLRKEVEAGRLNLEPYDVGMVQPSSIDVRLDRFFRVFDNTKYTHIDPSLQQDELTSLVEKEDDEAFVLHPGEFVLGSTLELVGLPDDLAGRLEGKSSLGRLGLLTHSTAGFIDPGFNGHITLELSNVANLPITLWPGMKIGQLCLFRLSSPAEHPYGSAAAGSRYQGQRGPTPSRAYLNFHRGTTKR; this is encoded by the coding sequence GTGCTCCTCAGTGACAGCGACCTGCGCAAGGAGGTCGAAGCCGGTCGGCTCAACCTCGAACCGTACGACGTCGGCATGGTGCAGCCCTCCAGCATCGACGTCCGGCTCGACCGGTTCTTCCGGGTGTTCGACAACACCAAGTACACCCACATCGACCCGTCCTTGCAGCAGGACGAGCTGACCTCGCTGGTGGAGAAGGAGGACGACGAGGCCTTCGTCCTGCACCCCGGTGAGTTCGTGCTCGGCTCCACGCTGGAGCTGGTCGGCCTGCCGGACGACCTGGCCGGGCGGCTGGAGGGCAAGTCCTCGCTGGGGCGCCTCGGTCTGCTGACGCACTCCACCGCGGGGTTCATCGACCCGGGCTTCAACGGGCACATCACGCTGGAGCTGTCCAACGTGGCCAACCTGCCGATCACCCTGTGGCCGGGGATGAAGATCGGCCAACTATGCCTGTTCCGGCTCAGCTCGCCTGCCGAGCACCCGTACGGCTCGGCCGCGGCCGGCTCCCGCTACCAGGGGCAGCGCGGCCCGACGCCTTCGCGGGCATACCTCAACTTCCACCGGGGCACCACAAAGCGGTAG
- a CDS encoding (Fe-S)-binding protein, which yields MGAVHIVLGLISLAATLAWVVLLTRAVVQMVRTVRLGQPDPTRNGPLGGRLKNMLVEILGHTRMLKWGVVGAAHWFVMVGFGSLVLTLVEAHGEVFDPAYELPIIGGWAPWGLFVELIGLTTVVGILVLITIRQRNHPRRADRQSRFQGSNFWQAYFVEGVILSVGICIFAIRAFKASSGLFHYPVWATPITHALGAVLPSAPIMVSIFAMLKILISATWAITIARNLNMGVAWHRFTAFFNIYFKREADGGVALGAAKPMMSGGKPLDFEEADPEKDVFGAGKVEDFSWKGWLDFTTCTECGRCQSQCPAWNTGKPLSPKLMITALRDHAYAKAPYLLAGGRKDMAGDEVGITGDDAEARLAKIDVLALAEAERPLIGGPDELGIIDPEVLWSCTTCGACVEQCPVDIEHVDHIVDMRRYQVLIESNFPSELGGMFKNLENKGNPWGQNAKDRLAWTEGLDFEVPVFDGELGDTEYLFWVGCAGAFEDRAKKTTRAVAELLHLADVKYTVLGPEETCTGDPARRAGNEFLFQMLAQQNVEVLNSVFEGRPKGKRKIVATCAHCFNSLANEYPQLGGEFEVVHHTQLLNRLVRERRLVPVAPLAEDVTYHDPCYLGRHNQVYSPPRELIGATGAAFREMPRHGDRSMCCGAGGARMWMEERIGKRINVDRVDEALGTAPTKIATGCPFCRVMLTDGVTQRQNEGQGASVEVVDVSQLLLSAVRRGQPAAAADEPADTPTDAEPSGTPATEQDKS from the coding sequence ATGGGTGCTGTGCATATCGTGTTGGGCCTGATTTCTCTGGCCGCAACCCTCGCCTGGGTCGTGCTGCTGACCAGGGCCGTGGTCCAGATGGTGCGCACGGTCCGGCTGGGCCAGCCCGACCCGACCCGCAACGGGCCGCTGGGCGGCCGGTTGAAGAACATGCTGGTGGAGATCCTCGGGCACACCAGGATGCTCAAGTGGGGCGTGGTCGGCGCGGCGCACTGGTTCGTCATGGTCGGCTTCGGCTCGCTGGTGCTGACCCTGGTGGAGGCGCACGGCGAGGTCTTCGACCCGGCCTACGAGCTGCCGATCATCGGCGGCTGGGCGCCGTGGGGCCTGTTCGTCGAGCTGATCGGGCTGACCACGGTGGTCGGCATCCTGGTGCTGATCACCATCCGCCAGCGCAACCACCCGCGCCGCGCGGACCGCCAGTCCCGCTTCCAGGGCTCCAACTTCTGGCAGGCCTACTTCGTCGAGGGCGTCATCCTCAGCGTGGGCATCTGCATCTTCGCCATCCGCGCGTTCAAGGCCTCCAGCGGGCTGTTCCACTACCCGGTCTGGGCCACCCCGATCACGCACGCGCTCGGCGCGGTCCTGCCCAGCGCGCCGATCATGGTCTCCATCTTCGCGATGCTGAAGATCCTCATCTCCGCCACCTGGGCGATCACCATCGCGCGCAACCTGAACATGGGCGTGGCCTGGCACCGGTTCACCGCCTTCTTCAACATCTACTTCAAGCGCGAGGCCGACGGCGGCGTGGCGCTGGGCGCGGCCAAGCCGATGATGAGCGGCGGCAAGCCGCTGGACTTCGAGGAGGCCGACCCGGAGAAGGACGTCTTCGGCGCCGGCAAGGTCGAGGACTTCTCCTGGAAGGGCTGGCTGGACTTCACCACCTGCACCGAGTGCGGGCGCTGCCAGTCCCAGTGCCCCGCCTGGAACACCGGCAAGCCGCTCTCGCCCAAGCTGATGATCACGGCGCTGCGCGACCACGCCTACGCCAAGGCCCCGTACCTGCTGGCCGGCGGCCGCAAGGACATGGCTGGCGACGAGGTGGGCATCACCGGTGACGACGCCGAGGCCCGGCTGGCCAAGATCGACGTGCTGGCGCTGGCCGAGGCCGAGCGCCCGCTGATCGGCGGCCCGGACGAGCTGGGCATCATCGACCCCGAGGTGCTGTGGTCCTGCACCACCTGCGGCGCCTGCGTCGAGCAGTGCCCGGTGGACATCGAGCACGTGGACCACATCGTGGACATGCGCCGGTACCAGGTGCTGATCGAGTCGAACTTCCCGAGCGAGCTGGGCGGGATGTTCAAGAACCTGGAGAACAAGGGCAACCCCTGGGGCCAGAACGCCAAGGACCGGCTGGCCTGGACCGAGGGCCTGGACTTCGAGGTGCCGGTCTTCGACGGCGAGTTGGGCGACACCGAGTACCTGTTCTGGGTCGGCTGCGCGGGCGCGTTCGAGGACCGGGCGAAGAAGACCACCCGCGCGGTGGCCGAGCTGCTGCACCTGGCCGACGTGAAGTACACCGTGCTCGGCCCGGAGGAGACCTGCACCGGCGACCCGGCCCGGCGCGCGGGCAACGAGTTCCTGTTCCAGATGCTGGCCCAGCAGAACGTCGAGGTGCTCAACTCGGTCTTCGAGGGCCGTCCCAAGGGCAAGCGCAAGATCGTGGCCACCTGCGCGCACTGCTTCAACTCGCTGGCCAACGAGTACCCGCAGCTGGGCGGCGAGTTCGAGGTCGTGCACCACACCCAGCTGCTCAACCGCCTGGTCCGGGAGCGCCGCCTGGTCCCGGTCGCCCCGCTGGCCGAGGACGTCACCTACCACGACCCCTGCTACCTGGGCCGCCACAACCAGGTCTACTCCCCGCCGCGCGAGCTGATCGGCGCCACCGGCGCCGCCTTCCGCGAGATGCCGCGGCACGGCGACCGCTCCATGTGCTGCGGCGCCGGCGGCGCCCGGATGTGGATGGAGGAGCGGATCGGCAAGCGGATCAACGTGGACCGGGTGGACGAGGCACTGGGCACCGCGCCGACCAAGATCGCCACCGGCTGCCCGTTCTGCCGGGTGATGCTCACCGACGGCGTCACCCAGCGCCAGAACGAGGGCCAGGGCGCCTCGGTCGAGGTGGTGGACGTGTCCCAGCTGCTGCTCAGCGCGGTCCGGCGGGGCCAGCCCGCGGCGGCCGCCGACGAGCCGGCGGACACCCCGACCGACGCCGAGCCGAGCGGCACCCCCGCGACTGAGCAGGACAAGTCGTAG
- a CDS encoding cation diffusion facilitator family transporter: protein MADESKPGGESTLTVVLALIVNFSIGVMKAVAGALTGSAALLAEAAHSVADTFTEGLLLTALRRSGKPADVRHPFGYGKERFFWSLMAAVAIFASGAVFAVVEGVRTLLSGDDTQTRPWVAYLVLGLAFLLESVSFVQASRQVRREAKAEQRGLLAYLRHSDDPTVKTVFFEDTAALIGLLLAFLGVLLHQLTGSAVWDAVASLAIGALLAVVAYLLGSTNLGLLIGRQADPVLVRTVAARLRATPEVEAVVDILSMVTGTDRVLLCARLDFDDALGAADLERACVRISADLRAEFTELDEIFLEPVPRADPELRARVLARYGDLLSRSSD from the coding sequence ATGGCTGACGAGAGCAAGCCGGGCGGCGAGAGCACGCTCACCGTGGTGCTGGCACTGATCGTGAACTTCTCGATCGGCGTGATGAAGGCGGTCGCCGGTGCACTCACCGGCTCGGCCGCGCTGCTGGCCGAGGCGGCGCACTCGGTCGCGGACACCTTCACCGAGGGCCTGCTGCTCACCGCGCTGCGCCGCTCCGGCAAGCCCGCCGATGTGCGGCACCCGTTCGGCTACGGCAAGGAGCGCTTCTTCTGGTCGCTGATGGCCGCGGTGGCCATCTTCGCCTCCGGCGCGGTGTTCGCGGTCGTCGAGGGCGTTCGCACGCTGCTCAGCGGCGATGACACCCAGACCAGGCCGTGGGTGGCCTACCTGGTGCTCGGCCTGGCCTTCCTGCTGGAGTCGGTTTCCTTCGTGCAGGCCAGCCGCCAGGTGCGGCGCGAGGCCAAGGCCGAGCAGCGGGGCCTGCTCGCCTACCTGCGGCACTCCGACGACCCCACGGTGAAGACGGTGTTCTTCGAGGACACCGCGGCGCTGATCGGCCTGCTGCTGGCCTTCCTCGGCGTGCTGCTGCACCAGCTGACCGGCTCCGCGGTCTGGGACGCGGTGGCCTCGCTGGCCATCGGCGCGCTGCTGGCCGTGGTGGCCTACCTGCTGGGCAGCACCAACCTGGGCCTGCTGATCGGCCGCCAGGCCGACCCGGTGCTGGTGCGCACGGTGGCCGCCCGGCTGCGTGCGACGCCGGAGGTGGAGGCGGTGGTGGACATCCTGTCCATGGTCACCGGCACCGACCGGGTGCTGCTGTGCGCCCGCCTGGACTTCGACGACGCGCTGGGCGCGGCCGACCTGGAACGCGCCTGCGTGCGCATCTCGGCCGACCTGCGCGCCGAGTTCACCGAGCTGGACGAGATCTTCCTGGAGCCGGTCCCGCGCGCCGACCCCGAGCTGCGGGCCAGGGTGCTCGCCCGTTACGGCGACCTGCTGTCCCGCAGCTCGGACTGA
- a CDS encoding Uma2 family endonuclease — protein MVAELVGRPFDPLVEFDGMWDMRLAEHYLPLPHVPAAKYECLDGKLIMSPYEASQNSYAAARLIFLATVAADRTPFRVYGTVNLLFAPGRWIQPDLTVLNGSAEGALWVSPGLTTLVAEVVSPSRRRDRIDKPALCADAGIPFYLEVQVDHEQERAAVHLFKLDRGAYRPHTSALAGQKFETDLPFPLSFDPAELLDLEV, from the coding sequence ATGGTTGCCGAACTGGTTGGACGGCCTTTTGACCCGCTCGTCGAGTTCGACGGGATGTGGGACATGAGGCTGGCCGAGCACTACCTGCCACTGCCGCACGTGCCCGCGGCCAAGTACGAGTGCCTGGACGGAAAGCTGATCATGAGCCCGTACGAGGCTTCGCAGAATTCGTACGCCGCAGCGCGACTGATCTTCCTCGCGACCGTGGCCGCGGACAGAACTCCGTTCCGGGTCTACGGCACGGTCAACCTGCTGTTCGCGCCTGGGCGGTGGATCCAGCCGGACCTCACCGTGCTCAACGGCTCCGCGGAGGGGGCCCTCTGGGTGTCGCCCGGCCTCACCACGCTGGTGGCCGAGGTGGTCTCCCCCAGCCGCCGCCGGGACCGGATCGACAAGCCCGCCCTGTGCGCGGACGCCGGGATCCCGTTCTACCTGGAGGTCCAGGTGGACCACGAGCAGGAGCGGGCCGCGGTCCACCTGTTCAAGCTGGACCGCGGCGCCTACCGCCCGCACACCAGCGCGCTGGCCGGGCAGAAGTTCGAGACGGACCTGCCGTTCCCGCTTTCCTTCGACCCGGCCGAACTGCTGGACCTGGAAGTCTGA
- a CDS encoding LysE family translocator, which yields MDVVTWPFVLTCLAVVVAPGPSLAVIVNQALRAGRTTGLATIAGNTSGLVFWAAASALGLTALVRTSEVAFVVLKVVGAAYLCFLGVQTLLRSRRHLREQADLAAGERPTGLWPAYRAGLLANLANPKAAALYLALLPQFLPAEGSVLTGTAVLAVVQMAISAGWYGLVVLAVSTVRRVLSKPVVRARLDQVSGLVLVGMGVRMATLTRATL from the coding sequence ATGGACGTTGTGACCTGGCCGTTCGTGCTCACCTGCCTCGCCGTGGTGGTCGCCCCCGGCCCTTCGCTGGCGGTGATCGTGAACCAGGCGTTGCGCGCCGGTCGCACCACCGGGCTGGCCACCATCGCGGGCAACACCAGCGGGCTGGTGTTCTGGGCCGCCGCCTCCGCGCTCGGGCTGACCGCGCTGGTCCGCACCTCCGAGGTGGCCTTCGTCGTGCTCAAGGTGGTCGGCGCGGCCTACCTGTGCTTCCTCGGCGTGCAGACCCTGCTGCGCTCGCGCAGGCACCTGCGCGAACAGGCCGACCTGGCCGCGGGCGAGCGGCCCACTGGCCTGTGGCCGGCCTACCGGGCGGGACTGCTGGCCAACCTGGCCAACCCCAAGGCCGCCGCGCTCTACCTCGCCCTGCTGCCGCAGTTCCTGCCCGCGGAGGGCTCGGTGCTGACCGGCACCGCGGTGCTGGCCGTGGTCCAGATGGCCATCAGCGCGGGCTGGTACGGGCTGGTGGTGCTGGCCGTGAGCACGGTGCGCCGGGTGCTGTCCAAGCCGGTGGTGCGGGCCCGGCTGGACCAGGTCAGCGGCCTGGTGCTGGTCGGCATGGGGGTGCGGATGGCCACGCTGACTCGGGCCACGCTCTAG